The following are from one region of the Silene latifolia isolate original U9 population chromosome 9, ASM4854445v1, whole genome shotgun sequence genome:
- the LOC141601222 gene encoding uncharacterized protein LOC141601222 yields the protein MSHISPMGILEDMPVRVGKFFIPVDIIVIDMVGNSRVPIILGRPFLHTAGAVIDVRHESHTFNVGDDTITFSLDKASRPPDLESSCNMINVIDPTFDECLALCLKKDPLDTDLVSGTA from the coding sequence atgagtcacatcagcccTATGGGTATCTTAGAAGATATGCCAGTTAGAGTCGGTAAATTCTTTATTCCAGTTGACATTATAGTGATAGATATGGTTGGGAATTCTCGAGTTCCTATTATTCTAGGGCGACCATTCTTGCACACAGCTGGGGCGGTCATAGATGTTAGGCATGAGAGTCATACATTCAATGTTGGGGACGACACTATCACATTTAGTCTTGATAAAGCATCACGCCCTCCTGACTTAGAATCTTCTTGTAACATGATTAATGTTAttgatcctacttttgatgaATGTCTTGCTTTATGTTTAAAAAAGGATCCTTTGGACACTGATTTGGTGTCAGGCACGGCTTAA